The following proteins come from a genomic window of Syngnathus acus chromosome 15, fSynAcu1.2, whole genome shotgun sequence:
- the LOC119134836 gene encoding protein FAM13A-like isoform X2, with the protein MGGKLSLFSTLRQNGKTVNGIPLVLRDMVEFLEKNAMDYEDLFRGGCSVVKIHQLRRRLDHGEKVKLELEHVNTVASLLKLFFQQLPDPVVPEYQRRLLVQTFSGNTDEYELTLSLKKHLRRIPDDHLIVLLYIANFLSRVAACSELNRMTVDSLATIFGPCIFHVPAGPKMLEEHNVCNTVLVHLLRKHKIIPLPTGMSRPPSPSSSNPF; encoded by the exons ATGGGAGGGAAACTTTCATTATTCTCT ACGCTAAGACAAAATGGGAAAACAGTCAACGGCATACCGCTTGTCTTACGGGATATGGTAGAGTTCTTGGAGAAAAATG CGATGGACTATGAGGATCTTTTTCGCGGGGGCTGCTCAGTGGTGAAGATCCACCAATTGAGGCGACGGTTGGATCATGGCGAGAAAGTCAAACTGGAGCTGGAACACGTGAACACCGTGGCTTCGCTCCTCAAGCTCTTCTTTCAACAGCTGCCCGACCCAGTCGTCCCAGAGTACCAACGCAGACTTCTCGTCCAGACCTTCAGCG GCAATACGGACGAATACGAGTTGACCCTGTCCTTGAAAAAACACCTTCGCCGCATCCCGGACGACCACCTCATCGTCTTGTTGTACATCGCCAACTTCCTTTCCAGAGTGGCGGCTTGCAGCGAGTTGAACCGCATGACGGTGGACAGTCTGGCCACCATTTTTGGACCTTGCATCTTTCA CGTTCCCGCCGGTCCTAAGATGCTAGAGGAGCACAACGTGTGCAACACCGTGTTGGTCCATCTCCTCAGGAAGCACAAAATCATCCCACTGCCCACCGGCATGTCTCGCCCACCTTCCCCGTCATCCTCCAACCCCTTCTGA
- the LOC119134836 gene encoding protein FAM13A-like isoform X1: MGGKLSLFSHERSSSLRMRFSIHFNRDGSAPVCRVPKSGVAAKCVFGVSLQTLRQNGKTVNGIPLVLRDMVEFLEKNAMDYEDLFRGGCSVVKIHQLRRRLDHGEKVKLELEHVNTVASLLKLFFQQLPDPVVPEYQRRLLVQTFSGNTDEYELTLSLKKHLRRIPDDHLIVLLYIANFLSRVAACSELNRMTVDSLATIFGPCIFHVPAGPKMLEEHNVCNTVLVHLLRKHKIIPLPTGMSRPPSPSSSNPF, from the exons ATGGGAGGGAAACTTTCATTATTCTCT CATGAGAGGTCTTCGTCATTAAGGATGCGGTTTAGTATTCATTTCAACCGAGATGGATCTGCTCCTGTCTGCCGGGTCCCAAAATCTGGAGTGGCGGCTAAGTGTGTGTTTGGCGTTTCCTTACAGACGCTAAGACAAAATGGGAAAACAGTCAACGGCATACCGCTTGTCTTACGGGATATGGTAGAGTTCTTGGAGAAAAATG CGATGGACTATGAGGATCTTTTTCGCGGGGGCTGCTCAGTGGTGAAGATCCACCAATTGAGGCGACGGTTGGATCATGGCGAGAAAGTCAAACTGGAGCTGGAACACGTGAACACCGTGGCTTCGCTCCTCAAGCTCTTCTTTCAACAGCTGCCCGACCCAGTCGTCCCAGAGTACCAACGCAGACTTCTCGTCCAGACCTTCAGCG GCAATACGGACGAATACGAGTTGACCCTGTCCTTGAAAAAACACCTTCGCCGCATCCCGGACGACCACCTCATCGTCTTGTTGTACATCGCCAACTTCCTTTCCAGAGTGGCGGCTTGCAGCGAGTTGAACCGCATGACGGTGGACAGTCTGGCCACCATTTTTGGACCTTGCATCTTTCA CGTTCCCGCCGGTCCTAAGATGCTAGAGGAGCACAACGTGTGCAACACCGTGTTGGTCCATCTCCTCAGGAAGCACAAAATCATCCCACTGCCCACCGGCATGTCTCGCCCACCTTCCCCGTCATCCTCCAACCCCTTCTGA